The segment TCTAGCCATCACTCTTAAGGCTGCTGATTTCTTCAACATATATatcggaaaagggcctaaaataccctcaaagtattgaaaatggtacaaaactatcctccatccacctattggctccaaaataccctttccaTCCatctattgggtccaaaatacccttgtcatccaccttttggttcaaaattgaccacttatttaacggttttatatttaaactatttaaatattttttgaaatatgtgGTTCTCAaccatttattataatttaatttattagtataatttatatatcaatcCATTatccacccattactaattaaattcctCTTAATAATCCCGTCACATTATTAAAGCAAGCTACTACCAAttgagtatttttaaaaattatagaagtaaattatcatacattcaagtggctaaataaaaatcaccgataaacttaaaagtcttaCTATGttgatcttaattattcttacgtctcaattatgtgatgttacttcataggtaactttttttcaaaataatatattaaaggttttaaaacaaatcataaatatttataaaattatatttaaaaaaagtgcatgaattaattcaggATGTATTACttgtttacctttaatcataaatttctaattcaattttgaaagaaagtgtcctcctaaataagcggcaaTTGGGgtttcgattcggactcgaataattttggatgtcattttaaGGAATCTAAAATTTCATcatgttttagtagtgtttatgacgattttgatattataattggatcaTTAAGTGAatgaggtttagttagtaatgagtgggtagtgggttgatttataaattatattaataaattaaaattataatcaatagttaaacgccaagtattttaaaaaatatttaaagagtttaattttaaaacaattaaaaaagtggtcaattttgaacccaaaggtggatgacaagggtattttggagccaataggtggatggagggtaattttgtaccgttttcaatactttaaggatattttaagcccttttattaaaaaattaaattgaagtgCATTTATTTgacttttagaaaataaaatgcGTAATTACGAAAATGAAAAAGCTTGAAATgcaattaataaaattagaaagaagTATGAGCTAAGGGTgaaaaacaatatttaattaaGCATATTAATGTCATCTTTACTATCATGACGaactatatatattgtttgtAGCTAGTGATTAGACATATAAAAGACCATAAGTCTATATGTAACCTTACATGTAATGAATGGTAAACACTATGTTAAttgtcattatcattatccaTTAGGATTAGGTTCTTCACttgaaataattataatgaatttTGTGGTCTAAGAATTTTGTCTATTAATTGTCGTAATCAATATCCATAAAGATTTTTATAactattgttattttagtttatatattttccaCGAGATTATACATTAATTGCattacttaaaagaaaaaaaattcaaatactcCACAGTCGCttctttataaatttcattttaatttaactGTGTTTCAACACCAAATTTTAGTGTGCAAATTATACAAcgttgtattttattttatttatgacgTTCACAAAATTAAGTCTCTGCAGGCCCTCATTaatgtacttttgatttttcttgaatttattcGTAATCAAATCAACTACTATCTATTATGTTTTGATATCATTTCTTTGTTGTTGATCAATCAATATCAGAGAATATTAATTGATAACTGCACATTTTCTTTTTGTACATctagaataaataataataataattcggATAAGAATGTTAACTACTTTAATCAATAAACACTAAAGGAGTAGCTACAGTTTAACAAGACAATTGGGGACGGCCTTAACTCTTAATTAAAAGAACTTATTCCACctagtatttaaattatatCAGTAATCTATCTTTAGTATAATTAAAGTGAAACGGTATATCTTTTACctattgtttattaattaatttaattttatatataagaggaTGGATGTCTTGcatgattaatttataataataataatacaattttgtAAGTAAAAATTGTGAAAGGAGCATGTTATATATACTTTACAAAGATAAAAGAAACTGTTCAGATCGTTAATTTAAACAAAGCATAGTAAAATCAAAAGTATATGATAGAAGTAGAAAGGATACTAAACACAACTACACTGAACATAACAGACAAGGCTAGAAACATGCATTAACAAATAGTACTAAGAAAACAATACACAATAAGAAGATAATAGAAATTAGAAAGTGAGTAATTATATTAAGGAAATATTATATTGATAGTATTTTTGTAGGGCTGTGAGCAGTGGTGCAGTATCAGAGTGTTCAATTGGACGACTTtcgtcaaaaaataattttgcatttacaagtaaattaataaataaagtggctaaataatatattttgaatattcttttacataacaatataatataacctAATAATTTTAGAcattttgaaagaataaaaaaacgCACAAAGTGTTCGTGTGTTTGAATCTCacttataacatttttttttacttttaaaaaaggCCAGATTAACTTTATCACTTAAACATCTTcgtaaaaattttgatttcgcTACGAGCCATAAGTTAAGTAACAAACATATCTTTTTGCTTTTCCATTAATTCAGCAAACTATATGGAGACACTACAATTTCACATGCTACCATGTGACTTCAACTAATAAGACATCCATTTAAATATGTATCTTCCTTTTTTGGTCCAGTAGGCCACCTTTTATTTCtaagttttaactttatttCAACCCCTTTTTAAGCTTCTTTACTTTGACTATTCACATGATGATAGGTAAGACAATTAGACAAGAAATGGACggagataattcataatttactATAAAAATACGCATATTTCCAATGAAATCCCTCAAAAATATGCTTTTTATGTTTAGCTATTATTTTCAACGagatggaattttttttaaaaagtgttttttaattatatgattcAATTTATTAGAGAGGAATCATTGTAGGTCAACCGATCGGCTATATAAACCCATCATTTACGATTAGATTCTTCGATAATTTGTTTACAATATaccacaattaaccctttaaaATCGTCAAAGGTAGCTGAATTTGGATCATAAGATGTGTATATGGTTCTAATTAAGTACTTAGGTAGTAAAGAAATGGTTCAGAATTGGGATAGAGTTATGGGACACAATAGTAGGAGTGTTTAATACAGATGAACCATCCTTAAGCTTATCATTAAATTTCATTAGGATAACTGAGTAGAGCTGTCACATAGGCTAGCTCATTCCATacgaattttatattttacaggTCAAGTTgaattagttcattttttatatGAGCCACAAAATAATCGGTTCAATGCACAAATACGTGAGCTACAGGCTTGTCGAActaatctatttttttaaatttttttataattattaaattaaattataaattataatttaaaaatattagcataaatatgacaaaataatattatatgatattaatgttattaGTTGTTAATTAAACcacaaaaaattatctttataatatttagaaataagTATCTGAAAAATATCTCAACTTTGATTGAATTTGCTGTTCCAATACTAAAATTTCCATAGGACCTATTACCTCTcgaactatttaatagtgtattttttactttctaaactatttaatagtgtatttctTACTCctgaactatttaatagtgtattttaaaggtatatatatgtgtccatgtggacatcatactatttataatttcgtattattttttatgtcgacatagaaaaatacatatgtttaaaatacaatattaaatagTCAAGAAAAGTAATAGATCCTCATGAAAGTTTAGTATTGCAACGGCAAATTTGGCCAAAGTTGAGATATTTGTCAGACCCCTATCCCTAATATTTATTTgagtttggactctctttaattttaaattttaatattgtatcatattttttaatttttatttgccTACGGACCGATCCTACCTATATATTTTAGACTTATTTGACTGGGCTAAAAATCATTCTCTTAAATGAGCTTCAAAAATTGTAAGCTCAATCATATTAAAGTTCGAGTAAGCCGTGTCGATTCAACGGATCTAGCTCGTGTTGATAACTCTATATCTAAGAATACTTGccaaagtttttttaaaaaatttaaagtaaaatatcTATAAGAAGCATGTGTTTAAACATTCTACtggaataaaaatttaattattttaaacatccaaataaaatttatcaataaatttaGAAAGCATGATTGTATTGAGTCTGGTAGTAAATAGTTGTTTGGTATATACGTAGatatatcatacatatatacatgtgAAATACAACCTGGGAGTCACTAGCCTACATTTGATTTTGATACAAATCATTGGATCAGGACCAcccatttaatttatatatattgaaatcaATTCATTCCACCTTCTACACCATTCTCATGTCATCTTGTGGAGTTagtttaattaaatgaaatattaataagCAAGTAGGCTTAGAAGAAAATAGTATACTCCTATATAATTGGGAATTTTGAACAAAAGGATAAGGGGGTGAAAATGAATATTGAAACAAATAGTATATACATTTGATTTGTTGCATATTTAGAACGCtatttaaataacaaatatatactCTGTAATTTAAGATAATCTTTGTCTCTAAAAtggtataattaaatatttaaatgtaatttaaggatataaaaattgaatttgtaacCTTATAATGAAATACTGAATAACAATAATTGAgtgcaataataataataataatatatattattgaatgaaaaaattgaattatgagCTTATATTATGATTTCATAATAAAATTGTTTGATCAATAGCCGGTGAAAAGtgaccaataaaaataaaaattagttttataatataaaataaattattttaatgttgaCTTGTTTTTGTGAAAGGTCATTTTTCACATTACCACACTACGTGTGGACAGAACAATTTAAGAGGCAACAAAAAACCCAAATGTTGATGTCAATTTTGTCCTAAGTCGAGGGatcaaatattcatcaatttgtcCAAATACATCTTCCCTTAATTTTACTTGTCTATTTCTTtttagaatttaattaaaagtaacatatatattttgcaATTTGCCGAAACCATTTCTATCAATTTAATTTGTCCTCTAGTCTTCATGGGGGCCAATACAAATTAAGGTCAATtctataaatataacttatttaatttcttttacgATTTTGTATAATCATctaatatttgatttataatcTAATATATTTTGTGTCACAAAGTGTTTCCTACTTTCTTCATCGTCAATCTCTACttcaagatttatttatttggtttaaCTATACGTCttgatgattatttatttatttggtttttTCCTTCTCCATccatccttttttttgtttaattatctCTTTGGTGCAGGAagtaaactaaaattaaaaagttttcgtaccaaatatttatatcaattcaatatatatattaattaattatatgtattttattttattaaatcacattataattaaaattaaattaatttaatataaatacctGGCCCGAATAAATTTTTCCGTTTTCCATAAATGGATAAGTAGAAAGGATATGGGCCATATCATGTGGCCCGGTATGGTCAAGTCTTCTTTCCGGGTAATTTCCACTTCCGgttttattttgtgttaatttttaatttgtatttttctttaatcgttataaatcaattttttcaccggcacataaattttatatctttatgATGTAAGTACCCACAGGTGTGTTTCTTCACTTTAGGCATAGTTCTATtgctaaaaaacaaaaaataaaaagcttAATATATGACTTTTTGTGGATcgcttaaatattttttatttaaattttactacTCCATCAcattttaatacttaattaCCTAAGTTCCCACACACTTTGACCATAAAGGCCGTAAGAAAGAATCGTTACTCTATATGACTCTAAGTACTTGTCgcgtaattttataattttgtttttcgtCCAAAATTATAAGTTGAtggaacaaactaaaaatatatatcttacaAATTATCATAACAATATTTCCAATTTAGGGAAGATGTAATAAGTAgagttttttcttatttttataagaCAAGAAGATAATTTTCGATAGATAGTGATTGATCAATTAAATCGCTTTATTTGAATTATTCGTAATTTCAACCCCATGCAGTTAAAGAGATGCACATGCGCATAGGGGTGCAAAAGAATCCAAGCATTTGCTGTTTCGATAACGAgatactcttttattttttttgcttttcaaTTGCTTTCACTTGTGTTTGATAATCACATTTGCTAGCTACGTACATTTACATCTCTTAATTACACACCATTCTCTAATGGTGAAGTTGAAAATGGCAGACAAACGTCACTCTCATCCAACTTTAGTTTCTCTGGTCTACCAGCTAACACGTGCACATGCCATTATCATGATGTTTTTGTCGGTACCCAagttcaatttttgaaaaaatttacaaaagatGATATTGcaagtgaaaataaaaatgaaagaagtttGAGGCACGGATATATCGTGTTCTCTATAAGGAGATTCAAGTTTACTGTAGCAAATGTTTTTCACCTGTCCAGCAGTAATTCTCTTTGACTTGTCTCCTGTAGGATACAATAAACTTCACAAAATATAACTCAAggactctggacaagagttgagtccaaatctcaaaaaaaaaaaaacacctccATTCAACTAATAAGAGCTATTTTTTTTGACTGACTTTTATGCACTCTATATTTGTGATATTAGGTTTTAGGCTTAACTCATACTCCAAAAGTTAgttcaaagggaggaggattgctcAAGCTTTAAAAGATGTCcactcatctcattaatcatagatgtgggacttttgtcattgtTCTACAGCCCACCTCATCCTCAGTGCGTATCATcgtaattttgattttgggggccCCAACATTGTGTGAGACGGatcttgctctgataccatgtgaaattaaGTCTTAGATTTCTTGTATCTTGTGCGTAACAAACtaaatgaagaccaccactatttataccaGAAAAAGTCTTTCtaacaataaaatgaaatagtaaatagtgaagataaatGACCTAAAAATTAGATATGTTAGATAGGTTACAAAGAATAatgaatgaatttaaattacaaAGCAATAATGAACTGAAATATAAATTGCAATATGGAGGAGTAATGATCATATATAGTTGACCACTTGTTTCTGCCAGAATAATACAACGGCAATAACAATTTTGTAACTATCACATAATGGCCAATAATGTGTATACAAATTGATCAACAGAAATTAGCAATTAGGCACTAATCCAGCAATGTAGTCCACTAACTGCTGAAACATTCCTCATTCTTGTAGCTCCAAATAAAGCAAATTAATATACTCTCAAAATGCTAAATACCCTTTTGCTGGATTGATGGCACAATTCCTCTAGATGTAGTTtggtatatatgtttatgtgtatGCAATGtgatttaactaaattaaagatTTCATATGTTTAATAATACTTTGACAAGTCTTACAATGTGTAGAAGCAGGCATGGTAATAATAACGTGCTGATAATTAATGTGTGTATATTACGTACAAAGAAATTGGCTTTTGTGTTTCCATTTTCAATTCATTTACATCCATCTCTGATCTTTCACTTTCAACATCTCTGCCTCTGCCTCTGGGCCACCCCAACTAACTCAAATTTAGTGTAAAAATTACTTTAGAGGAATTATATATAATGGTAATTAAATTAGTGCTTTGTTTATCTGTTCTTTTGGACAGATATATAATTTCACTGTCACATGCACCATTGATTGACACATCACAAGTCATTATGTGGTCCGATATACTTGTCTTTTCATTCGTCCTttattaattttacaaaaaaaaaatgaaataagcaAGCAAATACTgtctataaataaattatttgcaTAGTTATAATTTTACCTAGTTATAAATCGTCTCATACTTTAATAAGAACGACTATAAATGGCTGAGACTCATAAACATTAACTGACTTCTCTtttgctttttttcttttccttgtaTACAATTCTTCTCAAAGTTATTTATAATCGATcgaacttataaataaatttttaaatttattgtgtTTTTCATATCTATTTTCATTAGTACTATACTACTAGTATAaagtttttattatattaattttggaGTCGTCATTATCCACACTAGGGTATCCACGTGTAGACTGACAATTGTTGGATGCTCTTATTGGACCACAAACATATCGAAATGGAGATGTTGTCCCAAGTCTAGGGATCATATATTTCATGTCCTTGTGTCCCAATAAATCTTGCCATaaaaaacatttatattttttactccATTTAATAACACATTGCCCATTGTGTGATATAATTATAAAAGCATTTTCAATTTTGTCCTCTACCATGGCTGTCAAATTGATGCGCtacatttattctttttttaaaatcttcttGTGATTATTTAAACTTTGTATTGGCAAGAAATTAGTCCCGCCAtttcgatttcaatttcaattgaTGTGATTATTTTGGGATTAAGAAAAGATAATAGAAGTAATTTAACTTAAAACGTTTTTTTAGGTAATCTTAGttcttttttcccctttttcaaGACAAGCTCCAATTTGCTTTCTTTTGGCttgaatgttattttaaatattgaaactTCATAATTAAAGATAAACGTCTCTTGACATGCATCTAGTAAACCTTGTGTACTTTGGGCAAGAAAAACTTTTTGATCagaataatattttacttatgtgATAGTATTGAACGTTTTTACCTGGTTTaactttgatatattttaattagaaaatggaaaaaaattattttattttaaaaatttctgaCCATTTAGCATTATCCATTCGGTAAATTAAAACTCTTGGAAAGATAAATTCTCTCCTAGGAAGTTGCAACAAAATTAACAACACAAATATTTGAAAAGCTCATCAGTCATCCCTGGCATGCATCTAGTAAACCATTCATTAAAACTTTTCAGTTTtccaaaacaaattaattaattttccttTACTATAAATAGTCATAAAAGACACCAAACAATCCTAATTCTATTCCATTAACAATAGTATTAATTTCCAAATATATTCATCATATAGTAGCACTAGCTCTGGCACCACAAAAAAGTACAACATTAGATTTGGTGGTCAAATAATTGAAACAACAGTGACAAACAAATCTGCTGTTGCCAATGAATGGGCTGCTTCAATGCTCTCCAAATATTCTGGAAAACAAACAGTTGTGGGCTTAGACAATGAATGGAAGCCCAATTTTAGTCGATACACTAACAACAAATTAGCCACACTCCAACTCTGCATTGACAACACTTGTCTCATAGTTCAATTGTTTTATTTGGACGAAATCCCACAAACCCTCAAGAAATTTTTAGCTAATCCTAATTTCACATTTGTTGGAGTTGAGGTTGGTGAAGACATCCTTAAACTGAAAAATGAATATGGTTTGGTTTGTTATAATCAGGCTGACATTCGTGATGTTGCTAAGAAAAAATGGCCTTGTAGGTATTCACGTCCAGGATTGAAGGATCTTGCTTATGATATATGTAGTCTTAATATGCCTAAACCAAAACATGTTAGCATGAGCAACTGGGAGGCAACAGAACTAAGTGTTAGCCAAGTTGAATATGCTTGCATTGATGCTTATGCTTCCTTCAAGATTGGTCAAAAGCTACTTATggaaaattaaagtatttttatcatttgaagTGTTTTAAGTATcatgtcttttttttgttaGTGATAAGTTTTTTCCCATgcattttgttttgttgttacTCTTTAACGTGTTTTCGTATGCATTTGAATTTATAATGTGCTTAAGTTAAATGATGTTCGAACTTTGTTCAGTTCTTcaattaaatgttatattacttttttctttaataatctAAAATGTTAGATTAAAAGATACAAAAAGAACTGTCATAACAAAAACGATCCTTATTCGAATATGGAAAGTATAATTCTGAGAGAAGCGTAAAAATggtaattgaatttttaatttttatgattaaaactctaagaaaattttgtatgtgttaataaaataaattgttatcTAGTTTTGTTATCTATGTATTGATTTTGAGGAAGTTAGTTTTTGATTTCTGAAAATGTTGCgtaattaaaacaatttaatgAATTGCAAAGCTCgaaagaaaatgattttaacttgtatgtttccattttttttgagtaaaaatcatttttgttcgtttatttatcttttacttACTCAAACGGTAAGTAGATTTGTGAGGATCTTACTAGATTAGTTAATATTTGGTcagaataaaaatgaatagaataacaatatgattaatattaattttaatgttaaattatgtgatatattgttttttgatttatcaatttagggcatcaaattttgaattatcatatttttatgataGTAAACAAGTAAAATCATATGAAAGGATTGAAAATGtgcaaatattaatttatatgaacTTTGATGACTGTTATTTCGTGGTTATTCTAAATCAAATTGAATTGAtaactcaaattaaaaaaagacgATTTTgataagaattttgattttttcagtTATCATATTATTAATTCTTAATGATTTGAGATTATTTTAATGTGTTAATCGATAActtaatagtaaattaaataatcaatttatcaATAAACTTCATAAGTTAAACCAAACAAcctggatttttgttttttaatattttccttttaattatttaggaaGAAAAGAGCCGTTTAGGTCGAGAACTTTTTAATGAATCTTGATAACAATATTAAGTAACTTTAAAGGTTATTGttttatagttattttatttattaatgtaaTTGTTATGCCTAGgaaaaatattgttaatatccaacaataatatattttattgactTGACATATGCtttaagtaataataaataataggagtaatattattatattaatttatgaatatattaaattaatattttaaaaaaatattaaattttgaacaatatgtaaaaatacaaaatgttaaattattttttcaaatagaataaatattatttgacgacaatttttaatataatggaTATTTGAGATGTACAAAGGAAATATAAGGTAGCTAGGATAAAGTAAGTatggttaatatttttatttaaagctGATCATATTCCTttgttcattttacttttacacttatttttaaattaattttttatttttacgcttttgacatatcaagaataataataaaaaaaatcgtaTTAAATATCCTCAAAATGGCATCGACTCTACAactatcttttttcttttttttttttgcaataatttaaaatcccaaatgaaatttaaatctttCAAACTTTGGTCATggtatttttcattttccaacGTCCTATGGGGACGGATCAGGATTTTAAAAGACAAACTCTCCTTGAAAGATGAAACAAAACTTCACAAATcctttaaaatcattaattctCTTGAACATGAAGTTGAATTAATTAACAAGTAAAAACTTCTTAGTTTTCCAAAACAAACTAATGAATTTTCCCTGCTATAAATAGACATACGATCCGTGTAACAAAATTCCATCAATTGATAAAACATGTACTCATCCTATGGTAGCTCTAGTTCTGGTACCACTTCAAAGTACAACGTTAAATTTGGTGGACAAACAATTGAAACCACTGTGACTAACAAAGCTGCTGTTGCCAATGAATGGGCCAATGCAATGCTGTCCAAGTATTCTGGAAGGCAAAAAGTTGTGGGCTTAGACAGTGAATGGAAGCCCACATTTAGCAACAAATCAGCCACACTTCAACTCTGCATTGCGAACACGTGCCTCATAGTCCAATTGTTTTATTTGGACGAAATCCCACAATCTCTCAAGAAATTTTTGGCTAATCCTAATTTCGTATTTGTTGGTGTTGAGGTTGCTGAGGACATCCTTAAACTGAAAAACGAGTATGGTTTGGTTTGTAATAGTCATGAAGATATTCGTGATGTTGCTATGAATAAGTGGCCTGGTCGATTTTCACGTCCAGGATTGAAGGATCTTGCTAGTGCAATTTCTGGTCTTTATATGACTAAGCCAGATCATGTTTGTCAAAGCAATTGGGAGGCAAGTGTTCTTAGTGAGGCACAAGTTGAATATGCTTGTATTGATGCTTATGCTTCTTACAAGATTGGCCACAAGCTACTTATGGAATATTGAACTTGTTTTAAGTGCTTTTAATATGTTGCTTACTATgttgtgttttttaaaaaaaatttagtatgtTGTCTTGTCTCAAGCTTTTGTTTATTTCAGCGACGTCTGGAATGATATTATTGTAGTTCCTGTGTTATGTTTTATTAAGTATATTTCTCTTTGTTgaagttttttgtttttacagTTGTTAATCAAATCTTTTCAATTTACTCATATATATATCCTGTTTAGTCGGACAGAAGTCCCacctttaagttttttttaccATTATCCTCTATTAGttctataaaattttcaaaatcctTTATTTTTACACATCAgcgcttatattattgtatcatttAAGAGATTTTTGTCAGTAATAATTTATAAGGGACAAATGATAAGTGTGTAATTTCTGTCTCTTCCCTATTTAGTAATCaaattattacttcattttaaagtttaaactatTGTGACTGTTTGAACATTTGTTTATATCTTTtcattatatgataatttttgGGTTATAACATGTTTACTTTATATGTTGCATATATTACTTGTTTTTGTTCATGTATTACATACCTATAATCAAATCCTTTGTGTCATTTCTCTTTGAAACAAAAGGACTATGTACTAAtcttaaaataatgtattttggcactaaaaattatatatgaaaacatTGGGCAAATCTTAGCTataactatttaaattaattacattttctggcaaaaatttcatttgacagaacatatttttcaaatacaGACAATTTTCAAACCTTCGTCAAGTCACGGAATTTAACATTAAGCAATGAAAAAGGTTACAAACCTGTTttccatttattttcttttgatttgttattTATCTATGTATTGTTTTTGAGGAAGTTAATTTTTCATTTCTGAAAATGTTTGGCAAATATTAAAAACAAGTTAATGAAGTGCAAAGCTCAAAAGAAAATGACTTAACTTAAGTAAGTATGTTTGCatttttttgagtaaaaatcATTTTGTTCGTCTATTTATTGTTTACTTACTCAAACGTTAAGTTAACGTTCTTACTAAACGACCTTATTCTTTTTTGTAAGGATCTTACTAGATTAGTTAATATTTGGTCGGAAGAAAAATGAATAGAATAACAATatgattaatattaattttaatgttaaattatgtgatatat is part of the Solanum lycopersicum chromosome 1, SLM_r2.1 genome and harbors:
- the LOC101247971 gene encoding 3'-5' exonuclease-like, with product MLSKYSGKQTVVGLDNEWKPNFSRYTNNKLATLQLCIDNTCLIVQLFYLDEIPQTLKKFLANPNFTFVGVEVGEDILKLKNEYGLVCYNQADIRDVAKKKWPCRYSRPGLKDLAYDICSLNMPKPKHVSMSNWEATELSVSQVEYACIDAYASFKIGQKLLMEN
- the LOC101248249 gene encoding 3'-5' exonuclease-like is translated as MYSSYGSSSSGTTSKYNVKFGGQTIETTVTNKAAVANEWANAMLSKYSGRQKVVGLDSEWKPTFSNKSATLQLCIANTCLIVQLFYLDEIPQSLKKFLANPNFVFVGVEVAEDILKLKNEYGLVCNSHEDIRDVAMNKWPGRFSRPGLKDLASAISGLYMTKPDHVCQSNWEASVLSEAQVEYACIDAYASYKIGHKLLMEY